The following coding sequences lie in one Candidatus Nitrospira allomarina genomic window:
- a CDS encoding M48 family metallopeptidase: MTNDPPDSAKAFQWLLACAVCAILLLSSACQKAPGTARDQLIYISEEKEIALGLAAFREVLKSAPLSRDPEIALMVNRVGQRIAKAAQKPEYVWEFAVIQDDDQVNAFALPGGKVAVFTGILKYTKTEGGLATVMAHEVAHALQRHGAERYSRGILEQIGQLGALAGAAAGGVDPGLAIGAMSAYGVGVALPNSRDQETEADFIGLQLMAKAGYDPREAVPFWERMSGCPRKMIGKFCFRSQNAIPEFLSTHPSDVTRINQIEAWIPQALKFYHPETSPSQSPESPTKKPRSGSVSKS, encoded by the coding sequence ATGACCAACGATCCACCGGATTCGGCAAAGGCATTCCAATGGCTCTTGGCCTGTGCGGTATGTGCCATCCTGTTGCTAAGTTCAGCATGTCAAAAGGCTCCGGGGACGGCTAGAGACCAATTGATTTATATTTCGGAAGAAAAGGAAATTGCCCTGGGACTTGCGGCATTTCGCGAGGTTTTAAAGTCGGCCCCATTAAGTAGGGATCCGGAAATAGCGTTAATGGTGAATCGTGTGGGACAACGCATTGCCAAGGCAGCCCAAAAACCGGAATATGTCTGGGAATTCGCTGTCATTCAAGATGATGATCAAGTGAATGCTTTTGCATTGCCTGGTGGAAAAGTGGCGGTGTTTACCGGCATTTTAAAATACACAAAAACAGAAGGCGGGCTGGCAACGGTCATGGCACATGAAGTTGCCCATGCGTTGCAACGGCATGGAGCCGAGCGATACAGTCGTGGAATTTTGGAACAAATTGGTCAACTCGGTGCTTTGGCTGGAGCCGCCGCCGGTGGCGTCGACCCTGGTTTGGCTATTGGAGCCATGAGTGCCTATGGAGTAGGGGTGGCCCTTCCCAATTCCCGTGACCAGGAAACCGAAGCCGATTTTATCGGGCTGCAATTGATGGCCAAGGCCGGCTACGATCCGAGGGAAGCGGTGCCGTTTTGGGAACGTATGAGTGGATGTCCGAGAAAAATGATCGGGAAATTTTGTTTTCGCAGTCAAAATGCGATTCCAGAATTTCTGTCCACCCATCCGTCGGATGTGACCCGAATTAATCAAATTGAAGCCTGGATTCCCCAAGCACTAAAATTTTATCATCCTGAGACATCACCTTCTCAATCACCTGAATCTCCCACTAAAAAACCGAGATCTGGATCGGTTTCAAAATCCTGA
- the sppA gene encoding signal peptide peptidase SppA, which produces MTRCFLILFLFTVSGCIHIDLFPGGGKLREAIISGEGKDKVLLIDISGMLTTGKASGILEEPSLPARIKEELTKAEEDEHVKAIILRINTPGGSVTASDLVYHELKVYKKKRAVPIIAAIMDLGTSGGYYIAMAADHIFAHPSTITGSIGVIMVTMNAEGLLEKVGVQPAAIVSGPKKSMGSPFRPMDDEERAIFQGTIDHLFEQFLSVVKEGRPGLSMEQIRTVADGRIFTADIAKSKGLVDSIGYLDEAIDLAKKEANLEQAKVVTYTRGGGTHQNIYSRFDPPQIGPIGFPQVDSHSLFNVLTGGTPQMLYMWMP; this is translated from the coding sequence ATGACTCGTTGTTTTCTGATTCTTTTTCTTTTTACGGTCAGCGGGTGCATCCATATTGATCTGTTTCCCGGAGGAGGAAAACTCCGGGAGGCCATCATTTCTGGTGAGGGAAAGGATAAAGTGCTGTTGATTGATATCTCGGGCATGCTGACGACAGGCAAAGCATCGGGTATCTTGGAGGAACCCAGTCTTCCGGCACGGATCAAAGAGGAATTGACCAAAGCCGAAGAGGATGAACATGTCAAAGCTATCATCCTTCGAATAAATACTCCAGGAGGATCAGTCACGGCCTCAGATCTGGTATATCATGAGCTGAAAGTCTACAAGAAAAAACGCGCTGTCCCCATCATTGCGGCAATTATGGATTTAGGCACTTCCGGCGGATATTACATTGCGATGGCCGCCGACCATATTTTTGCACATCCCTCAACCATTACCGGAAGTATCGGGGTCATCATGGTGACCATGAATGCAGAGGGGCTGTTGGAAAAAGTCGGGGTCCAACCGGCGGCGATTGTTTCGGGTCCTAAAAAATCTATGGGCTCTCCATTCCGGCCAATGGATGATGAAGAGCGGGCTATCTTCCAAGGGACCATTGATCATTTGTTTGAGCAATTCCTTTCGGTGGTGAAAGAGGGAAGACCCGGATTAAGCATGGAGCAGATTCGCACGGTAGCTGACGGACGGATTTTTACGGCTGATATTGCCAAATCCAAGGGTCTTGTGGATAGCATTGGATATTTGGATGAGGCGATAGATTTGGCCAAAAAGGAGGCAAATTTGGAACAGGCCAAGGTCGTCACCTACACGAGGGGAGGGGGAACTCATCAGAATATCTACTCACGGTTTGATCCTCCTCAGATTGGGCCTATCGGGTTTCCACAGGTCGATTCGCATTCTCTCTTCAACGTGTTAACCGGAGGGACACCACAAATGTTGTACATGTGGATGCCGTAA
- the carA gene encoding glutamine-hydrolyzing carbamoyl-phosphate synthase small subunit yields MKPAVLALADGTIFQGHALGFKGETVGEVVFNTAMTGYQEILTDPSYKGQIVLMTSTQIGNYGVTPEDDESHRVWAEGFIVREAAKYRSNWRSRQSFEDYLIEHRIVAIQGIDTRALTCHVRDHGSQMGIISHVDFDDIALREKAKAVPSLVGRDLVREVTCQDAYEWTERSVVMDSASSNPSLFTQNTPQAPLKLVVMDFGVKQNILRSLVDLGCQVRVVPASTTAEEVRRLNPDGIVLSNGPGDPEGVPYAVETVKQLLGWKPLLGICLGHQVLGLSLGLHTHKLTFGHHGANHPVMDLRTRKIEITSQNHNFAVALPHKEGACTPLTSQQFDSCVGRMEITHQSVNDGCCEGMAGIESPILSIQYHPEASPGPHDSSYVFRQFLEMMKGRG; encoded by the coding sequence ATGAAGCCTGCAGTTCTGGCGTTAGCCGATGGAACCATCTTTCAGGGACATGCACTTGGTTTCAAAGGCGAAACCGTAGGAGAAGTGGTATTTAATACGGCCATGACGGGCTATCAGGAAATTTTGACCGACCCTTCCTATAAAGGGCAAATCGTACTGATGACCTCAACCCAAATAGGGAATTATGGGGTGACCCCGGAAGACGATGAGTCGCATCGGGTGTGGGCGGAAGGGTTTATTGTTCGTGAAGCGGCCAAGTACCGGAGTAATTGGCGGAGCCGGCAATCTTTCGAAGATTATTTAATTGAGCATCGTATTGTGGCCATTCAAGGGATAGACACGCGAGCACTGACCTGTCATGTCCGTGATCACGGCTCACAAATGGGAATCATTTCTCATGTAGATTTCGATGACATCGCCCTGCGAGAAAAGGCGAAGGCCGTGCCTTCCCTGGTTGGACGTGATTTGGTGAGGGAGGTCACCTGTCAGGACGCCTATGAATGGACTGAGAGATCCGTTGTTATGGACTCGGCTAGTAGTAACCCTTCCCTTTTCACTCAAAACACCCCTCAGGCCCCTTTGAAACTGGTAGTCATGGATTTTGGTGTGAAACAGAATATTTTACGAAGTCTTGTGGACCTGGGATGTCAGGTTCGGGTTGTGCCTGCTTCGACGACCGCGGAAGAGGTCCGTCGCCTTAATCCAGATGGGATTGTGTTATCCAATGGCCCAGGAGATCCCGAAGGGGTGCCCTATGCAGTTGAAACCGTCAAGCAGCTATTGGGGTGGAAACCACTGTTGGGAATTTGTTTAGGGCATCAGGTATTGGGATTGTCCCTGGGATTGCACACTCATAAACTAACCTTTGGGCATCATGGAGCCAATCATCCAGTCATGGATCTTCGCACCCGAAAGATTGAAATTACTTCGCAAAACCATAATTTTGCCGTTGCCCTTCCTCACAAGGAAGGTGCCTGTACGCCGTTGACGTCTCAACAGTTTGACTCCTGCGTTGGAAGAATGGAAATTACGCATCAGAGTGTGAATGATGGGTGTTGTGAAGGAATGGCAGGCATAGAGAGTCCAATTCTTTCCATTCAATATCACCCGGAAGCCTCCCCGGGCCCGCATGATTCTTCGTATGTGTTCCGACAATTTCTGGAAATGATGAAAGGCCGTGGATAA
- a CDS encoding DUF4149 domain-containing protein — MGFLFELCALILWVGGLVVIIALVIPAVFNSFGMEPAGRFLRRVFDGFGLMNVWILILLSVVAVSRFRAFGHNPSEMFAVSSVEWWLLAGMALMTFSILVVLGPQAINLQEEAFEAISKEDKDTAYAKFFRLHMVVRACHLVNFGLAATLLIVKVRKALFHHSIASRS, encoded by the coding sequence GTGGGTTTTCTTTTCGAACTGTGTGCCTTAATCTTATGGGTGGGCGGGTTAGTCGTCATTATTGCGTTGGTGATTCCTGCCGTTTTTAATTCCTTCGGGATGGAACCAGCTGGGCGTTTTTTACGGAGAGTTTTTGATGGGTTTGGCTTAATGAATGTCTGGATTTTGATTTTATTGAGTGTGGTGGCCGTGAGTCGCTTCCGCGCTTTTGGCCATAACCCCTCCGAGATGTTTGCCGTTTCTTCCGTGGAATGGTGGCTTCTGGCCGGAATGGCCCTTATGACGTTCAGCATTCTGGTCGTTCTTGGTCCCCAAGCCATTAATTTACAGGAAGAGGCCTTTGAGGCGATCTCAAAAGAAGACAAAGATACCGCCTACGCAAAATTTTTTCGTCTTCATATGGTTGTACGAGCCTGCCACTTGGTGAATTTTGGGCTCGCGGCTACACTGCTTATTGTAAAGGTACGGAAAGCTCTCTTTCACCATTCCATAGCTTCTCGCTCATAA
- a CDS encoding dihydroorotase — MTKKTGHSSTSSHLLCIQGGIVIDPGHVNGRADVLIQDGTILEVGFPLTNPLCQDSSVTILEANGWIVAPGLVDLHCHLREPGFEYKETIATGAASAVAGGFTTICCMPNTQPVNDNAAITKFMLAQGQQAGKARVFPIGAITKKSEGEELADIGELVDAGCVAISDDGRPVMNSLVMRRALEYAKAFGIPVVDHCEDLHLTDGGCMNEGMVSTELGMPGIPDASEEVMVARNLALADLTGVHVHLAHLSTARSVELVRHAKGQGLPVSAEVCPHHFSITEEAVRCYNSNAKMNPPLRTDEDVQALKQGLVDGTIDAIATDHAPHALQEKQLEFDTAPFGIVGFETALPLTLRLVHEGVLSLEQALDKLTRSPAQLFHLPVGSLQPGSHADIVVFDPHEEWVVDPTKFFSKSQNTPFGGWTVKGKVKMTLVDGRMVYDAR; from the coding sequence ATGACCAAAAAGACAGGACATTCTTCCACCTCTTCTCATCTGCTCTGTATTCAAGGTGGAATCGTGATTGACCCCGGCCACGTAAATGGACGGGCCGATGTGCTTATTCAAGATGGAACCATCCTTGAAGTCGGTTTTCCACTGACGAACCCCCTTTGTCAGGATTCATCAGTTACAATTCTTGAAGCCAATGGCTGGATTGTGGCGCCTGGGCTTGTCGATCTGCATTGCCACTTACGGGAACCCGGGTTTGAATACAAAGAAACCATCGCAACCGGCGCGGCCTCGGCCGTGGCAGGAGGATTTACGACCATTTGTTGTATGCCGAATACTCAGCCCGTGAATGATAACGCTGCCATCACCAAGTTTATGTTGGCCCAAGGACAACAGGCCGGCAAAGCCAGGGTGTTCCCGATTGGGGCCATCACCAAAAAATCCGAAGGAGAAGAACTTGCGGATATTGGTGAGCTGGTGGACGCCGGGTGTGTGGCCATTTCGGATGATGGGCGCCCCGTGATGAATAGTTTGGTCATGCGACGGGCGCTGGAGTATGCCAAGGCTTTTGGAATTCCTGTGGTGGACCATTGCGAAGACCTGCATTTAACCGATGGCGGATGCATGAACGAGGGTATGGTATCGACTGAACTCGGGATGCCAGGGATTCCCGATGCCTCAGAGGAGGTGATGGTGGCTCGAAACCTGGCTCTGGCGGATCTTACCGGAGTTCATGTGCATCTGGCTCATTTGAGCACTGCCCGTTCGGTGGAACTGGTCCGTCATGCAAAAGGGCAAGGGTTGCCGGTGAGCGCGGAAGTCTGTCCTCATCACTTTTCCATAACTGAAGAAGCTGTCCGTTGTTATAATTCCAACGCCAAAATGAATCCACCGCTGCGGACGGATGAAGACGTTCAAGCCCTTAAGCAGGGCTTGGTGGATGGGACCATTGATGCCATTGCTACCGACCATGCTCCCCATGCTCTCCAAGAAAAACAATTGGAATTTGATACGGCTCCGTTTGGAATTGTAGGGTTTGAGACCGCTCTTCCCTTAACCCTCCGTCTGGTGCATGAGGGGGTCTTGTCCCTTGAACAGGCACTTGATAAATTGACCAGATCTCCTGCCCAGCTTTTTCATCTGCCTGTTGGAAGCCTCCAGCCAGGGTCACATGCCGATATCGTGGTGTTTGATCCTCATGAAGAGTGGGTGGTGGATCCCACTAAATTTTTTTCAAAAAGTCAGAATACCCCATTTGGGGGTTGGACAGTGAAGGGAAAAGTGAAGATGACCTTGGTTGATGGCAGGATGGTCTATGATGCCCGATAA
- a CDS encoding aspartate carbamoyltransferase catalytic subunit, with amino-acid sequence MGLERKDLLTIAALSADQIQLILTTAESLKEVGGRDIKKVPALRGKTVVNLFFEPSTRTRTSFELAAKRLSADVINFSPSTSSMVKGETLVDTARNIEAMQADIIVLRHPSPGAAENLARSVRSSVINAGDGWHEHPTQALLDVFTIKEKKGRVSGLVVVIVGDIAHSRVARSNILALTKLGAEVRVVAPPTMIPFGLEQFGVEVFHDLDEALIGTDVIIMLRLQRERLGRALLPSLREYAKLFCLTTERFKLAKPDAIVMHPGPLNRGVEISPSVADSKVAVILDQVTNGVSVRMALMYLLSGSSDRSTLNE; translated from the coding sequence ATGGGTCTAGAACGCAAAGATTTATTGACCATTGCAGCCTTATCAGCTGACCAAATTCAATTGATTCTGACGACAGCCGAATCCCTGAAAGAAGTCGGAGGGAGAGACATCAAAAAAGTTCCGGCTCTGCGAGGGAAAACGGTGGTGAATTTATTTTTTGAGCCCAGTACTCGTACTCGAACGTCTTTTGAATTGGCTGCTAAACGATTGAGTGCCGATGTCATTAATTTTTCGCCTTCGACCAGCAGTATGGTGAAAGGAGAAACCTTAGTCGATACCGCCAGAAATATTGAAGCTATGCAGGCAGATATTATTGTGCTGCGTCATCCATCACCTGGTGCCGCAGAAAACCTTGCGCGTTCGGTCAGATCATCGGTGATCAATGCGGGAGATGGGTGGCATGAACATCCCACTCAGGCCCTCCTGGATGTCTTTACCATAAAAGAGAAAAAAGGACGCGTTTCGGGCCTCGTGGTGGTGATTGTTGGCGATATTGCACATAGCCGCGTGGCTCGCTCGAATATTCTTGCTTTGACCAAACTCGGGGCAGAGGTGAGAGTCGTGGCTCCGCCAACCATGATTCCCTTCGGTCTCGAACAATTCGGTGTGGAGGTATTCCACGATCTTGATGAGGCCTTGATTGGAACGGATGTGATCATCATGCTGCGATTGCAACGTGAGCGCTTAGGGCGGGCGTTGCTTCCCAGTCTTCGAGAATATGCCAAACTGTTTTGTTTAACGACGGAAAGATTCAAGCTCGCCAAACCGGATGCCATTGTGATGCATCCCGGTCCTCTGAACCGGGGCGTGGAAATTTCCCCATCGGTCGCTGATAGCAAGGTAGCGGTGATTCTGGATCAAGTGACCAATGGCGTCTCTGTGCGGATGGCCCTTATGTATTTATTATCAGGATCTAGTGATCGTTCAACCCTTAACGAATAA
- the pyrR gene encoding bifunctional pyr operon transcriptional regulator/uracil phosphoribosyltransferase PyrR, translated as MNTAPRPHERLLMDGQEMARTLTRISHEILERNKGIEGLALVGIRTGGVFLAKRIALRIQQIEKRDVPLGELDITLYRDDLSIRKDQPEIRKTTIPFHISDLKIVLVDDVLFTGRTIRAALDGLMDLGRPAEIQLAVLVDRGHRQLPIRANYVGKSIPTAREENVQVFFEELGQDDRVSILTP; from the coding sequence ATGAACACTGCTCCTCGGCCACACGAACGATTGTTAATGGATGGTCAGGAAATGGCCAGAACCTTAACCCGCATTAGTCATGAGATTCTTGAGAGGAATAAAGGTATTGAAGGGTTAGCGTTGGTGGGAATACGCACGGGCGGAGTGTTTCTCGCCAAAAGGATTGCTCTCAGAATCCAGCAGATTGAAAAACGGGACGTGCCTCTTGGAGAGCTGGATATCACCTTGTATCGGGATGATCTCTCCATCAGAAAAGATCAGCCGGAAATACGAAAAACGACCATTCCGTTTCACATATCCGATTTGAAAATCGTGCTGGTCGATGACGTACTATTTACCGGACGAACCATTCGTGCTGCCTTGGATGGGTTAATGGATTTAGGGCGGCCTGCCGAAATTCAACTGGCTGTTCTTGTCGATCGTGGACATCGACAGCTTCCTATTCGTGCCAATTATGTCGGGAAAAGCATCCCGACTGCCCGGGAAGAAAACGTCCAGGTTTTTTTTGAGGAATTAGGGCAGGACGATCGAGTCTCCATATTAACACCATAA
- a CDS encoding glutamate-5-semialdehyde dehydrogenase, translating to MQTNKSQDELEVSGEEAELSPEEYLKPLLQRAKQAARPLSGLNALKKNAALMAMADGLEAEEEAILKANEEDLSAFEENPSRTAMADRLRLTPARIADMAAHIREIAQLRDPVGESMGFWQRPNGMRVGRVRVPIGVIGIIYESRPNVTADAAALCLKSGNVCVLRGGSEAHHSNLALATILGEAAQKAGIPEGAITFIDKTDREVVLALLKSHRFVDLIIPRGGEALMDTVTQHSTIPVIKHDKGVCHIYVDSDVDLAMAQRISFNAKAQRCSTCNSMETLLVHEKVAKKFLPPLAEEFIEAGVEMRGCSKTCQILSQAKPAQEDDFGKEFLSLIVAIKVVKDMESAMDHIHQYGSRHTDSILTNDYDRALRFLREVDSSTVMVNASTRLNDGYEFGLGAEIGISTTRIHARGPMGLEDLTCSKYVVYGSGQVRE from the coding sequence ATGCAAACCAATAAATCTCAAGATGAGCTTGAAGTTTCGGGAGAAGAGGCAGAGCTTTCCCCTGAGGAATACCTGAAACCCTTGCTTCAACGAGCCAAACAGGCTGCCCGTCCATTGAGTGGACTGAATGCCTTGAAAAAGAATGCGGCGTTAATGGCTATGGCTGATGGGCTGGAGGCTGAAGAAGAAGCGATCCTTAAGGCCAATGAAGAAGATCTTTCAGCATTCGAAGAGAATCCCTCACGAACGGCTATGGCTGATCGACTTCGCTTAACTCCAGCCAGAATTGCCGATATGGCGGCGCACATTCGCGAGATTGCGCAGCTACGGGATCCAGTTGGCGAATCGATGGGGTTCTGGCAACGACCCAATGGAATGAGAGTCGGTCGAGTGCGTGTGCCGATTGGGGTAATCGGGATCATTTATGAATCACGCCCCAATGTGACCGCTGATGCGGCGGCCCTCTGTCTTAAATCCGGCAATGTGTGTGTGCTGCGAGGGGGGTCCGAGGCGCACCATTCCAATTTGGCTCTTGCGACGATTCTTGGGGAAGCGGCCCAAAAGGCTGGAATTCCAGAAGGAGCCATTACCTTTATCGACAAGACTGACCGCGAGGTCGTTCTTGCTCTGCTCAAAAGCCACCGGTTTGTTGATCTCATCATTCCTCGTGGTGGCGAGGCGCTGATGGACACGGTCACGCAGCACTCTACCATCCCGGTGATCAAGCACGACAAAGGCGTTTGCCATATTTATGTGGATTCAGATGTGGATCTGGCCATGGCCCAACGAATCAGTTTCAACGCAAAGGCTCAGCGTTGCTCGACCTGTAACAGCATGGAAACTCTTCTGGTGCATGAGAAAGTGGCCAAAAAATTCTTGCCGCCCTTAGCCGAAGAATTTATTGAGGCAGGAGTGGAAATGCGGGGATGTTCGAAAACCTGCCAAATCCTTTCTCAGGCCAAACCTGCCCAAGAAGACGATTTCGGCAAAGAATTTTTATCGCTCATTGTGGCGATCAAAGTGGTGAAGGATATGGAAAGCGCCATGGACCATATTCACCAATATGGTTCACGTCATACGGACTCTATCTTGACCAATGATTATGATCGGGCTCTGCGATTTTTGCGAGAGGTGGATTCCAGTACCGTGATGGTCAATGCCTCGACCCGCTTGAACGATGGCTATGAGTTTGGGTTGGGTGCCGAAATTGGGATTAGCACAACCCGGATCCATGCTCGTGGTCCCATGGGGTTAGAAGATTTAACCTGTTCGAAATATGTGGTATACGGTTCCGGTCAAGTCCGGGAGTAA
- a CDS encoding transglycosylase SLT domain-containing protein, which yields METIKKVGKQIGLVMAFLGVLLILWELPHHDRNFLSHQERTAQLGTNLPAYEVKTFLRHIETRLPSYREEFQEAEKKSGISWMLLAAMAYQESQWNHKAVSPTGVRGIMMLTRSTASDLGIKNRLDPSKSIAGGARYLSYLQKRVPDHIRMPDRMFFALAAYNVGMGHINDARLLAERLGKNSNQWDDIKSILPLLAHKEYYQDLPHRYARGWEPVKYVKRIRAYRNILQQVVKREAKSSQVDI from the coding sequence ATGGAAACAATTAAAAAGGTCGGTAAACAAATCGGTCTGGTTATGGCCTTTTTGGGAGTACTGTTGATCCTTTGGGAGCTTCCCCATCATGATCGGAATTTCCTCTCCCATCAGGAGCGTACTGCGCAATTAGGAACAAACCTGCCCGCGTATGAGGTAAAGACCTTTTTGCGGCATATTGAGACTAGGCTGCCTTCCTACCGTGAAGAATTTCAGGAAGCTGAAAAAAAGTCAGGTATTTCATGGATGTTGTTGGCGGCCATGGCCTACCAAGAGTCTCAATGGAATCACAAGGCCGTCAGTCCCACAGGGGTTCGAGGAATTATGATGCTCACACGTTCCACGGCTTCGGATCTGGGAATCAAAAACCGGCTTGACCCGTCCAAAAGCATAGCAGGTGGGGCTCGCTATCTGTCTTATTTGCAGAAGCGGGTTCCTGACCACATTCGTATGCCGGATCGCATGTTTTTTGCTCTTGCGGCCTACAATGTCGGTATGGGACATATTAACGATGCTCGATTGCTTGCTGAGCGTTTAGGTAAAAACTCCAATCAGTGGGATGACATTAAAAGCATTCTTCCCCTCTTAGCCCATAAGGAATATTATCAGGACCTGCCCCATCGTTATGCCCGGGGCTGGGAGCCTGTAAAATATGTCAAGCGGATTCGAGCCTATCGGAACATCCTTCAACAGGTTGTGAAACGTGAGGCAAAAAGCTCGCAAGTGGATATTTAA
- the proC gene encoding pyrroline-5-carboxylate reductase, whose translation MKPFLKGIELWEILLRDSVHILWSEVEPLSASGYTRWMGQSPKFVFLGAGNMADALVTGILKAHLASPANISVTDISSIRLEHFQKTFQVHVGSENADAVKSADIIVLCVKPQVMDTVLEEIKEQISQDHLLISVAAGYPLARIQEHVGRNISLIRAMPNTPALIQEGVTALAGSSGISPDHLHLAQSIFESVGKVVMVEESLMDAVTGLSGSGPAYIYLVIEALTDGGVLVGLPRTVASVLAAQTVLGAARMVIESGEHPAVLKDRVTSPGGTTIAGLQHLETGGLRATLMEAVKAATARSYELGQ comes from the coding sequence TTGAAGCCGTTCCTAAAGGGCATTGAATTGTGGGAAATATTGTTAAGAGATTCTGTTCATATTCTCTGGAGTGAAGTTGAACCGCTTTCAGCCTCCGGCTATACTCGGTGGATGGGGCAATCACCAAAGTTTGTATTTTTAGGGGCAGGCAACATGGCGGATGCCTTGGTGACCGGAATTTTGAAAGCCCATCTTGCGTCTCCTGCCAATATTTCTGTTACCGATATTTCCTCAATCCGGTTAGAACATTTTCAGAAGACCTTTCAAGTTCATGTGGGATCTGAAAACGCTGATGCAGTGAAATCAGCCGATATCATTGTTCTCTGTGTGAAGCCTCAGGTTATGGATACAGTGCTGGAAGAGATCAAAGAGCAGATTTCTCAGGATCACTTACTGATTTCCGTCGCAGCGGGGTATCCTTTAGCACGCATTCAAGAGCATGTTGGGAGAAACATTTCCCTAATTCGTGCGATGCCCAATACCCCTGCGCTCATTCAGGAAGGTGTCACGGCTTTGGCCGGAAGTTCAGGGATCTCCCCGGACCACCTTCACCTAGCTCAATCAATCTTTGAATCGGTTGGCAAAGTCGTCATGGTGGAGGAATCCTTAATGGATGCCGTGACGGGCTTGAGCGGAAGTGGCCCTGCCTACATCTATCTGGTAATTGAAGCACTCACAGACGGTGGGGTCCTGGTCGGTCTTCCACGAACAGTAGCCAGTGTCCTTGCGGCACAAACAGTATTAGGAGCGGCCAGGATGGTAATTGAAAGTGGCGAACATCCTGCCGTACTTAAAGATCGGGTGACGTCACCGGGTGGGACAACGATCGCGGGTCTTCAACACCTAGAAACAGGGGGGTTACGGGCGACCTTAATGGAAGCCGTCAAAGCTGCTACGGCTCGATCTTATGAGCTGGGTCAATAA
- a CDS encoding HEAT repeat domain-containing protein: MKAWPVFFIFAIMGVWGMAAEARQIPLTPEQKAQLETAQTVLVEVLALTEKGTYDPSPLVATVKARLEDIGYTVTTDGSQPHDVAVKVKCEEAKTSTRTSPSGGDVDLADAPNRLWKGPACLLTYFLQQNNFQWKKEVRTTFPDARQAAQQAQVEDAGAYAMDQLNQRLAEYDFPVLLSAEWGQIDRLLKLLDNPKTPKLRKVKILSVLSDVHAEDALPQLTKLLESTDLQQETINALSGAGADSIPVLIDLFQTSPQSNMRAEAAKALGDIAARTGDPRTIPPLVEYVSEVLPQLKTSEDIDFPLLTEVVWAIGKLRWAHSMKPIAELQDKVWLIHDNSEEMAELREATNWTYKAIELQDAAMLPSYC, from the coding sequence ATGAAAGCCTGGCCTGTTTTCTTCATTTTCGCGATTATGGGTGTCTGGGGCATGGCAGCCGAAGCCCGCCAAATTCCTCTCACCCCAGAGCAAAAAGCTCAATTAGAAACGGCCCAGACGGTATTGGTAGAGGTCCTTGCCCTAACGGAAAAAGGAACGTATGACCCCAGTCCTCTGGTGGCCACGGTCAAGGCGCGCCTGGAAGACATTGGGTATACGGTCACCACGGACGGCTCCCAGCCGCACGATGTAGCAGTGAAAGTTAAATGTGAAGAAGCTAAAACGTCGACCCGCACCTCTCCCTCCGGCGGGGATGTGGACCTGGCTGATGCACCCAACCGTCTCTGGAAAGGGCCGGCCTGTCTGTTGACGTATTTCCTCCAACAGAACAATTTCCAATGGAAAAAGGAAGTGCGCACGACCTTTCCGGATGCCAGGCAGGCGGCCCAGCAGGCCCAGGTTGAGGATGCCGGAGCCTATGCAATGGACCAGCTCAACCAACGGCTCGCGGAATATGACTTCCCCGTACTGCTCTCGGCCGAATGGGGTCAAATTGACCGCCTGCTCAAACTGCTGGATAACCCCAAGACACCCAAGCTGCGGAAAGTGAAAATTCTTTCCGTCCTCAGCGATGTGCATGCGGAAGACGCCCTCCCGCAACTGACCAAACTTCTCGAGTCCACCGACTTGCAACAAGAAACCATCAATGCGCTTTCAGGCGCCGGAGCCGATTCCATACCGGTCCTCATCGATTTATTCCAAACCAGTCCTCAATCCAACATGCGGGCGGAAGCGGCAAAAGCCTTGGGGGATATTGCAGCCAGGACGGGAGATCCCCGTACGATTCCCCCATTGGTGGAATATGTTTCCGAAGTCTTACCTCAATTGAAAACCTCTGAAGATATAGATTTTCCCCTCCTCACTGAAGTGGTCTGGGCGATTGGCAAATTACGATGGGCCCACTCTATGAAGCCAATAGCAGAGCTACAGGATAAAGTGTGGCTGATTCATGACAATTCAGAAGAGATGGCTGAGTTGCGAGAGGCCACCAATTGGACCTATAAAGCAATAGAATTGCAAGATGCTGCCATGTTGCCCTCGTATTGCTAA